In a genomic window of Flavobacterium crassostreae:
- the metF gene encoding methylenetetrahydrofolate reductase [NAD(P)H], whose translation MKVTQHIEKAKEKTLFSFEIIPPQKGKSIQELYDNIDPLMEFKPPFIDVTTSREEFIYVKKENGLLDKKMTRMRPGTLGICASIKHKYDVDTIPHVLCGGFTKEETEYLLVDCHYLGINNVMALRGDAMKEEQSFVATAGGNKYAVDLVQQIKLLNQGKYLHEVMHIDNKANFCIGVAGYPEKHLESPSLISDLKRLKEKVDAGADYVVTQMFFDNTKYFEFVAKARAMGITVPIIPGIKPLAIERHLQILPQIFRIDLPEDLIQAVADCKTSQAIRQVGIEWAVQQSLELKAAGVPVLHYYSMGKSENIRQIAHQVF comes from the coding sequence ATGAAAGTAACCCAACATATAGAAAAAGCAAAAGAAAAAACGCTGTTTTCTTTTGAAATTATTCCGCCCCAAAAAGGCAAAAGTATTCAAGAATTATACGATAATATTGATCCTTTGATGGAATTTAAACCGCCGTTTATAGATGTAACTACCTCAAGAGAGGAGTTTATTTATGTAAAAAAAGAGAATGGTTTGTTAGATAAAAAAATGACCAGAATGCGACCAGGTACATTAGGTATCTGTGCTTCTATCAAACACAAGTACGATGTGGACACTATTCCGCATGTGCTATGTGGCGGATTTACAAAGGAAGAAACAGAGTATTTATTGGTAGATTGCCACTATTTAGGCATCAATAATGTAATGGCTTTGCGCGGAGACGCAATGAAAGAGGAGCAATCTTTTGTAGCCACAGCCGGAGGCAATAAATATGCAGTAGATTTGGTACAACAAATAAAATTATTGAACCAAGGAAAGTACCTGCATGAGGTTATGCATATAGATAATAAAGCAAACTTTTGTATTGGTGTAGCTGGATACCCTGAAAAACATCTAGAATCTCCGTCTTTGATATCGGATTTAAAAAGATTAAAAGAAAAAGTAGATGCTGGAGCAGATTATGTGGTAACTCAAATGTTTTTTGACAACACCAAATATTTTGAGTTTGTTGCCAAAGCTCGTGCCATGGGTATTACGGTACCGATTATTCCGGGTATTAAGCCCCTTGCTATAGAGAGGCATTTGCAAATTTTGCCACAAATTTTCCGTATTGATTTACCCGAAGATTTAATACAAGCAGTAGCAGATTGTAAGACTAGCCAAGCTATAAGGCAAGTGGGTATAGAATGGGCTGTTCAGCAATCTTTAGAGTTAAAAGCTGCTGGAGTACCTGTTTTGCATTACTATTCTATGGGTAAGTCGGAAAATATAAGGCAAATAGCGCATCAGGTTTTTTAA
- the metH gene encoding methionine synthase, with protein MAAVETRKNLVLAGLEPLIITPDSVFVNVGERTNVTGSRKFLRLIKEEKYEEALSIAKEQVEGGAQIIDINMDEGMLDGQYAMTKFLNLIAAEPDIARVPIMIDSSKWDIIEAGLKVVQGKSVVNSISLKEGEEQFIHHAKLIKRYGAAAIIMAFDEVGQADNYERRVEICQRSYDILVNKVGFPAQDIIFDLNIFPVATGMEEHRLNALDFFRGTKWVRENLPHAHISGGVSNVSFSFRGNDAVREAMHSVFLYHAIQNGMTMGIVNPEMLTIYDDIPKDLLEHVEDVILNRRDDATERLLDFAENVKGDVKSNEKAVQEWRSGTVQERITHSLVKGIDAFIELDVEEARLEATKPIEVIEINLMTGMNVVGDLFGSGKMFLPQVVKSARVMKKAVAYLLPYIEASKQAGDKSGNGKILMATVKGDVHDIGKNIVSVVLACNNYEIVDLGVMVAPEKIIAAAIEHEVDIIGLSGLITPSLDEMVYLAKELDKRGMKIPVMIGGATTSRAHTAVKIAPQYRETVVHVNDASRAVTVAGSLLNKDKKIYASTIRAEYDAFRETFLNRSRDKNFLTIEQARKNKLQLDWQNFTPVKPNVIGEQVIEVELDVLVPYIDWTPFFRTWELFGKYPAILTDEVVGEQATSVFADAHEMLAVILKEKKLTAKGIYGIFAANQINDDDIVLTDADGKPLQTFLTLRQQSQKTKGAPNIALADFIAPKDSGKVDYMGAFCVTTGFGVDQWAAEFEKDLDDYNSIMVKALADRFAEAFAEYLHEKIRKEIWGYSCDEVLSKEALIEENYKGIRPAPGYPACPDHLEKPTIWKLLNVEKQIGVTLTESMAMWPASSVSGYYFGNPESKYFGLGKIKEDQVIDYAKRRNISTDLAMKWLNPNIAD; from the coding sequence ATGGCAGCAGTAGAAACTAGAAAAAACTTGGTATTAGCCGGATTAGAGCCTTTAATCATAACGCCCGATAGTGTGTTTGTGAATGTTGGGGAGCGTACTAATGTGACGGGTTCTAGAAAATTTTTGAGGTTAATTAAAGAAGAAAAATACGAAGAAGCACTCAGCATTGCCAAAGAGCAAGTAGAGGGAGGTGCGCAGATTATTGACATTAATATGGATGAAGGGATGTTGGATGGCCAATATGCCATGACCAAATTTTTGAATTTAATCGCTGCCGAACCCGATATTGCCCGTGTGCCTATCATGATTGATAGTTCTAAATGGGATATTATTGAGGCTGGATTGAAGGTGGTGCAAGGAAAGAGTGTAGTAAATTCGATTTCATTAAAAGAAGGAGAGGAGCAGTTTATCCATCATGCCAAGCTGATCAAACGGTACGGAGCTGCAGCAATTATCATGGCTTTTGACGAGGTCGGACAGGCAGATAATTATGAGCGTAGAGTAGAGATTTGCCAACGTTCGTATGATATATTAGTGAACAAGGTAGGGTTTCCGGCGCAGGATATTATTTTTGATTTGAATATATTTCCGGTAGCAACCGGAATGGAAGAACATCGTTTAAATGCCTTGGATTTTTTTAGAGGTACTAAATGGGTTAGAGAGAATTTGCCACACGCGCACATTAGTGGTGGGGTGAGTAACGTATCGTTTTCATTTAGAGGAAATGATGCGGTAAGAGAAGCAATGCACTCGGTGTTTTTGTACCATGCTATCCAAAACGGAATGACAATGGGTATTGTAAACCCAGAGATGTTGACTATTTATGATGACATCCCCAAGGATTTATTAGAGCATGTTGAAGATGTTATTTTAAATAGACGCGATGATGCTACGGAACGCTTACTAGACTTTGCCGAGAATGTAAAAGGAGATGTAAAGAGCAATGAAAAAGCGGTTCAAGAATGGCGTTCAGGAACCGTGCAAGAAAGAATTACGCACTCTTTGGTTAAGGGGATTGATGCCTTTATAGAACTAGATGTTGAAGAAGCGAGACTCGAAGCTACAAAACCTATTGAAGTGATTGAAATCAATTTGATGACGGGAATGAATGTGGTGGGTGATTTGTTTGGTTCAGGCAAAATGTTTTTGCCACAGGTGGTAAAATCGGCACGTGTTATGAAAAAAGCGGTGGCGTATTTGTTGCCTTATATTGAAGCAAGTAAACAAGCGGGTGATAAATCAGGGAATGGAAAAATATTGATGGCAACCGTAAAAGGAGATGTCCATGATATTGGCAAAAATATTGTTTCGGTGGTGTTAGCCTGTAATAATTATGAGATTGTAGACCTTGGTGTAATGGTAGCTCCCGAAAAAATTATTGCTGCGGCGATTGAGCACGAGGTAGACATTATAGGACTGAGTGGTTTGATTACGCCTTCGTTAGACGAAATGGTGTATCTCGCCAAAGAATTGGACAAACGTGGCATGAAAATACCTGTGATGATCGGTGGCGCAACTACTTCTCGGGCACATACTGCCGTAAAAATTGCGCCTCAATATAGAGAAACCGTAGTGCATGTTAATGATGCCTCGAGAGCCGTAACGGTGGCTGGAAGTTTACTCAATAAGGACAAAAAAATATACGCGAGTACTATTAGAGCCGAGTATGATGCGTTTAGAGAAACGTTTTTAAATCGCTCTCGGGATAAAAATTTCTTGACCATTGAGCAAGCCCGTAAAAACAAATTACAACTGGACTGGCAGAATTTTACTCCTGTGAAGCCAAATGTGATTGGCGAGCAAGTAATTGAGGTAGAACTAGATGTTTTGGTGCCGTATATTGACTGGACTCCGTTTTTTAGAACCTGGGAATTGTTCGGAAAATACCCAGCAATTTTAACCGATGAAGTAGTGGGCGAGCAAGCAACTTCGGTTTTTGCGGATGCACACGAAATGTTGGCTGTTATTTTGAAAGAAAAGAAACTAACCGCCAAAGGAATTTACGGAATTTTTGCTGCCAATCAAATCAATGATGATGATATTGTCTTAACAGACGCAGATGGAAAACCATTACAAACGTTCTTAACGCTACGCCAACAATCCCAAAAAACAAAAGGAGCACCAAACATTGCATTGGCTGATTTTATTGCGCCTAAAGATTCGGGCAAAGTAGATTATATGGGCGCATTTTGCGTAACAACTGGTTTTGGGGTTGATCAATGGGCTGCAGAATTTGAAAAAGATTTAGACGATTATAATTCGATTATGGTCAAAGCTTTGGCGGATCGTTTTGCGGAGGCATTTGCCGAATATTTGCACGAGAAAATACGTAAAGAAATTTGGGGTTATTCCTGTGATGAAGTTTTAAGCAAAGAAGCCCTTATTGAAGAAAATTATAAAGGAATTCGTCCGGCACCAGGCTATCCCGCCTGCCCGGATCACTTAGAGAAACCAACAATTTGGAAACTACTAAACGTAGAGAAACAAATTGGTGTAACCTTGACCGAAAGCATGGCAATGTGGCCCGCATCCTCTGTTTCGGGATATTATTTTGGAAATCCAGAAAGTAAATATTTTGGACTCGGAAAAATAAAAGAAGACCAAGTGATTGATTATGCGAAACGCAGAAACATCTCTACTGATTTGGCTATGAAATGGTTGAATCCAAATATAGCAGACTAA
- a CDS encoding homocysteine S-methyltransferase family protein, with product MGTMLQRYNFSEEDFRGQRFKDFPHSLKGNNDLLSLTQPEAIKAVHAAYFEAGADIVETNTFSGTTIGMADYFLEEYVYELNYESAKLAREVADQFTAKNPDKPRFVAGSIGPTNRTASMSPDVNDPGYRAVTFDDLRIAYKQQVEALMDGGCDLLLVETIFDTLNAKAALFAIEEVKEERNIAIPIMVSGTITDASGRTLSGQTVEAFLISVSHIPLLSVGFNCALGADLLKPYLQTLSQNTTFNVSAHPNAGLPNAFGEYDETPEQTQAFIKEYLDDNLVNIIGGCCGTTPEHIRLIADIAKDYKPRVSTAVM from the coding sequence ATGGGAACCATGCTGCAACGCTATAATTTTTCGGAAGAAGACTTTAGAGGACAACGTTTTAAGGATTTTCCACATTCTCTAAAAGGCAACAATGACCTATTATCTCTCACACAACCAGAAGCCATAAAGGCAGTGCATGCCGCTTATTTTGAGGCCGGAGCAGATATTGTAGAAACCAATACCTTTTCGGGAACTACCATTGGTATGGCCGACTATTTTTTGGAAGAATACGTTTATGAACTCAACTACGAATCCGCAAAACTAGCCCGGGAAGTAGCCGACCAATTTACGGCCAAAAACCCAGACAAGCCTCGTTTTGTAGCCGGATCTATAGGTCCCACCAACAGAACGGCAAGCATGTCACCAGACGTAAACGACCCAGGATATAGAGCCGTAACATTTGACGATTTACGCATTGCATACAAACAACAAGTAGAAGCCTTAATGGATGGCGGATGTGATTTATTGCTTGTCGAAACTATTTTTGACACGCTCAATGCCAAAGCAGCACTTTTTGCCATCGAGGAGGTAAAAGAAGAACGCAATATTGCTATTCCGATCATGGTCTCTGGAACCATTACAGATGCTTCAGGCCGAACCCTTTCAGGACAAACCGTAGAGGCTTTTTTGATTTCTGTATCACATATTCCGCTTTTGAGTGTCGGTTTTAATTGCGCTCTTGGGGCAGATTTATTAAAACCATATTTACAAACCTTGTCACAAAACACCACTTTTAATGTATCGGCACATCCAAATGCAGGATTGCCCAATGCCTTTGGAGAATATGACGAAACTCCAGAACAAACACAAGCTTTTATAAAAGAATATCTAGACGATAATTTAGTAAACATTATTGGTGGTTGTTGTGGCACCACTCCGGAACACATCCGGTTGATTGCGGATATCGCCAAGGATTACAAACCAAGAGTTTCGACGGCGGTGATGTAA
- a CDS encoding NAD(P)/FAD-dependent oxidoreductase encodes MIETDILIIGAGPTGLFAVFEAGLLKLKCHILDALPQAGGQLSELYPKKPIYDIPGFPEVLAGDLVDNLMEQIKQFEPGFTLGERAETIDKQEDGSFIVTSNEGTQFHAKVIAIAGGLGSFEPRKPLIDGINFYENKGIKYFIKDPEEFRDKRVVIAGGGDSALDWSIFLTDVASEVTLIHRRNEFRGALDSVEKVQELKDAGKIRMITPAEVVGLNGAEHIESIVIEENGATRTIETDYFIPLFGLTPKLGPIGNWGLEIEKNAIKVNNALDYQTNIPGIFAIGDVNTYPGKLKLILCGFHEATLMCQAAYQIINPGKRYVLKYTTVSGVDGFDGTRKEAPKAVVKAIV; translated from the coding sequence TATCCTTATAATAGGAGCCGGTCCAACTGGTTTATTTGCCGTTTTTGAAGCAGGATTATTAAAATTAAAATGCCACATATTAGATGCTTTACCACAAGCAGGTGGTCAATTATCGGAGTTATATCCCAAAAAACCTATTTATGATATTCCGGGATTTCCAGAAGTATTAGCAGGAGATTTGGTAGATAATCTAATGGAACAAATCAAACAATTTGAACCTGGCTTTACACTCGGAGAACGAGCCGAAACCATTGACAAACAAGAAGACGGAAGCTTTATTGTAACCTCCAACGAAGGCACCCAATTCCATGCTAAAGTAATTGCAATAGCAGGAGGTTTAGGTAGTTTTGAACCAAGAAAACCACTAATCGACGGCATTAATTTTTACGAAAACAAAGGGATCAAATATTTTATCAAAGATCCAGAAGAATTCCGAGACAAAAGAGTGGTGATTGCAGGTGGTGGCGATTCTGCCTTAGACTGGAGTATTTTTCTTACAGACGTAGCTTCAGAGGTAACTTTGATTCACCGTCGTAATGAATTTAGAGGAGCCTTAGACTCCGTAGAAAAAGTACAAGAACTAAAAGATGCGGGCAAAATCCGCATGATTACACCCGCTGAGGTAGTAGGATTAAACGGAGCAGAACACATTGAATCTATCGTTATTGAGGAAAATGGTGCCACCCGTACCATCGAAACCGATTATTTCATTCCGCTTTTTGGTTTAACACCAAAGTTAGGCCCTATTGGAAACTGGGGACTTGAGATAGAGAAAAACGCCATCAAAGTAAACAACGCCTTAGATTACCAAACCAATATTCCCGGAATTTTTGCCATTGGAGATGTCAATACCTATCCCGGCAAATTAAAATTGATCCTTTGTGGTTTTCACGAAGCAACATTGATGTGTCAAGCGGCCTACCAAATCATCAATCCAGGCAAACGATACGTATTGAAATACACCACCGTTTCTGGAGTAGACGGATTTGACGGAACTCGTAAAGAAGCTCCCAAAGCAGTCGTTAAAGCAATAGTGTAA